One Lepus europaeus isolate LE1 chromosome X, mLepTim1.pri, whole genome shotgun sequence genomic window carries:
- the SLITRK4 gene encoding SLIT and NTRK-like protein 4, with the protein MTIEKMFSFYFLDYFSLFRSIKLFAECKKMFLWLFLIWSALISSTNADSDISVEICNVCSCVSVENVLYVNCEKVSVYRPNQLKPPWSNFYHLNFQNNFLNILYPNTFLNFSHAVSLHLGNNKLQNIEGGAFLGLSALKQLHLNNNELKILRADTFLGIENLEYLQADYNLIKYIERGAFNKLHKLKVLIINDNLISFLPDNIFRFASLTHLDIRGNRIQKLPYIGVLEHIGRVVELQLEDNPWNCSCDLLPLKAWLENMPYNIYIGEAICETPSDLYGRLLKETNKQELCPMGTGSDFDVRILPPSQLENGYTTPNGHTTQTSLHRLVTKPPKTTNPSKISGIVAGKSLSNRNLSQIVSYQTRVPPLTPCPAPCSCKTHPSDLGLSVNCQEKNIQSMSELTPKPLNAKKLHVNGNGIRDVDVSDFTEFEGLDLLHLGSNQITVIKGDVFHNLTNLRRLYLNGNQIERLYPEIFSGLHNLQYLYLEYNLIKEILAGTFDSMPNLQLLYLNNNLLKSLPVYIFSGAPLARLNLRNNKFMYLPVSGVLDQLQSLTQIDLEGNPWDCTCDLVALKLWLEKLNEGIVVKELKCETPVQFANIELKSLKNEILCPKLLNKPSAPFTSPAPAITFTTPLGPIRSPPGGPVPLSILILSILVVLILTVFVAFCLLVFVLRRNKKPTVKHEGLGNPECGSVQLQLRKHDHKINKKDGLSTEAFIPQTIEQMSKSHTCGLKESETGFMFSDPPGQKVIMRNVADKEKDLLHVDSRKRLSTIDELDELFPSRDSNVFIQNFLESKKEYNSIGVSGFEIRYPEKQQDKKSKKSLIGGNHSKIVVEQRKSEYFELKAKLQSSPDYLQVLEEQTALNKI; encoded by the coding sequence ATGACCattgaaaaaatgttttctttttattttttagattatttctCTTTATTCAGAAGCATAAAGTTGTTTGCTGAGTGCAAGAAGATGTTTCTTTGGCTCTTTCTGATTTGGTCAGCCCTGATTTCTTCGACAAATGCAGATTCTGACATATCAGTGGAAATTTGCAATGTGTGTTCCTGCGTTTCAGTTGAGAATGTGCTCTATGTCAACTGTGAGAAGGTTTCAGTCTACAGACCAAACCAGCTGAAACCACCTTGGTCTAATTTTTACCACCtcaattttcaaaacaattttttaaatatcctcTACCCAAATACATTCTTGAATTTTTCACACGCAGTATCCCTGCATCTGGGAAATAATAAACTGCAGAACATTGAGGGAGGAGCCTTTCTTGGGCTCAGTGCATTAAAGCAGTTGCACTTGAACAACAATGAATTAAAGATTCTCCGAGCTGACACTTTCCTTGGCATAGAGAACTTGGAGTATCTCCAGGCTGACTACAATTTAATCAAGTATATTGAACGAGGAGCCTTCAATAAGCTCCACAAACTGAAGGTTCTCATTATTAATGACAATCTGATTTCATTCCTTCCCGATAATATTTTCCGATTTGCATCTTTGACCCATCTTGACATACGAGGGAACAGAATCCAGAAGCTCCCCTATATCGGAGTTCTGGAACACATTGGCCGTGTTGTTGAATTGCAACTGGAAGATAACCCTTGGAACTGTAGCTGTGATTTGTTGCCTTTAAAAGCTTGGCTGGAGAATATGCCATATAACATTTACATAGGGGAAGCAATCTGTGAAACTCCCAGTGACTTATATGGAAGGCTTTtaaaagaaaccaacaaacaagaaTTATGTCCCATGGGCACAGGCAGTGATTTTGATGTCCGCATCCTGCCTCCATCTCAGCTGGAAAATGGCTACACCACTCCCAATGGTCACACTACTCAAACATCCTTACATAGATTAGTGACCAAACCACCGAAAACAACGAACCCTTCCAAGATCTCTGGAATTGTGGCAGGCAAATCCCTGTCCAACCGCAATCTCAGTCAGATTGTGTCTTATCAAACAAGGGTGCCTCCTCTTACACCTTGCCCAGCACCTTGCTCTTGCAAAACACACCCTTCAGATTTGGGACTGAGTGTGAACTGTCAAGAGAAAAATATACAGTCCATGTCTGAACTGACACCAAAACCTTTAAATGCCAAGAAGTTGCACGTCAATGGCAATGGCATCAGAGATGTGGATGTTTCCGATTTCACCGAGTTCGAAGGGCTGGATTTGCTCCATTTAGGCAGCAATCAGATTACAGTGATCAAGGGGGATGTATTCCACAATCTTACTAATTTACGCAGGCTGTACCTCAATGGCAATCAGATAGAAAGACTCTATCCTGAAATATTTTCAGGCCTTCATAACCTGCAGTATCTGTATTTGGAATACAATTTGATCAAGGAAATTTTAGCAGGCACCTTTGACTCCATGCCGAATTTACAGTTACTGTACTTGAACAATAATCTCTTAAAGAGCTTGCCTGTTTACATTTTTTCTGGAGCACCCCTTGCCAGACTAAATCTGAGGAACAACAAATTCATGTACTTACCTGTCAGTGGGGTCCTTGATCAACTGCAGTCTCTCACACAGATTGATTTGGAAGGAAACCCGTGGGACTGCACTTGTGACTTGGTGGCATTAAAGCTGTGGCTGGAGAAGCTGAACGAAGGGATTGTTGTGAAAGAACTGAAATGCGAGACACCTGTTCAGTTTGCCAACATTGAACTGAAGTCCctcaaaaatgaaatcttatgtCCCAAACTTTTAAACAAGCCATCTGCACCATTCacgagccctgcacctgccattACCTTCACAACCCCATTGGGTCCCATTCGAAGTCCTCCTGGTGGTCCAGTGCCTCTGTCTATTTTGATCTTAAGTATCTTAGTGGTCCTCATTTTAACTGTGTTTGTTGCTTTTTGCCTTCTCGTTTTTGTGCTTCGACGCAACAAGAAACCCACCGTGAAGCATGAAGGCTTGGGGAATCCTGAGTGTGGCTCTGTGCAGCTGCAGCTAAGGAAGCATGAccacaaaatcaataaaaaagacGGACTGAGCACAGAAGCTTTCATTCCACAAACCATAGAACAGATGAGCAAGAGCCACACCTGTGGCTTGAAAGAGTCGGAAACCGGGTTCATGTTTTCAGATCCACCAGGGCAGAAAGTCATTATGAGAAATGTTGCCGACAAGGAGAAAGATTTATTACATGTGGATAGCAGGAAGAGACTGAGCACAATTGATGAGCTGGATGAGTTATTCCCTAGTAGGGATTCTAATGTGTTTATTCAGAATTTTCTGGAAAGCAAAAAGGAGTACAATAGCATAGGTGTCAGTGGCTTTGAGATCCGCTATCCTGAAAAACAACAAGACAAAAAATCCAAGAAGTCACTGATAGGTGGCAACCACAGTAAAATTGTTGTGGAGCAAAGGAAGAGTGAGTATTTTGAACTGAAGGCAAAACTTCAGAGTTCCCCCGACTACCTACAGGTCCTTGAAGAGCAAACAGCTTTGAACAAGATATAG